A section of the Papio anubis isolate 15944 chromosome 2, Panubis1.0, whole genome shotgun sequence genome encodes:
- the USP19 gene encoding ubiquitin carboxyl-terminal hydrolase 19 isoform X16 — translation MSGGASATGPRRGPPGLEDATSKKQQKDRANQESKDGDPRKETGSRYVAQAGLELLASGSASTPREEQTKEELLLDWRQSAEEVIVKLHVGVGPLQLEDVDAAFTDTDCVVRFAGGQQWGGVFYAEIKSSCAKVQTRKGSLLHLTLPKKVPMLTWPSLLKKPLGTQELVPGLQCQENGQELSPTALEPGPEPHRAKQEARNQKRAQGRGEVGSGAGPGAQAGPSAKRAVHLCRGPEGEGSRDDPGPRGDAPPFVADPATQVEADEQLCIPPVNPQTCLLGSEENLALLAGEKAVSPGNDPVSPAMVRSRNSGKDDRAKEEMAVAADAATLVDGKEPESMVNLAFVKNDSYEKGPDSVVVHVYVKEICRDTSRVLFREQDFTLIFQTRDGNFLRLHPGCGPHTIFRWQVKLRNLIEPEQCTFCFTASRIDICLRKRQSQRWGGLEAPATRGAVGGAKVAVPTGPTPLDSTPPGGAPHPLTGQEEARAMEKDKSKARSEDTGLESVATRTPMEHVTPKPETHLASPKPTCMVPPMPHSPVSGDSVEEEEEEEKKVCLPGFTGLVNLGNTCFMNSVIQSLSNTRELRDFFHDRSFEAEINYNNPLGTGGRLAIGFAVLLRALWKGTHHAFQPSKLKAIVASKASQFTGYAQHDAQEFMAFLLDGLHEDLNRIQNKPYTETVDSDGRPDEVVAEEAWQRHKMRNDSFIVDLFQGQYKSKLVCPVCAKVSITFDPFLYLPVPLPQKQKVLPVFYFAREPHSKPIKFLVSVSKENSTASEVLDSLSQSVRVKPENLRLAEVIKNRFHRVFLPSHSLDTVSPSDMLLCFELLSPELAKERVVVLEVQQRPQVPSVPISKCAACQRKQQSEDEKLKRCTRCYRVGYCNQLCQKTHWPDHKGLCRPENIGYPFLVSVPASRLTYARLAQLLEGYARYSVSVFQPPFQPGRMALESQSPGCTTLLSTGSLEAGDSERDPIQPPELQLVTPMAEGDTGLPRVWAAPDRGPVPSTSGISSEILASGPTEVGSLPAGERVSRPEAAVPGYQHPSEAMNAHTPQFFIYKIDSSNREQRLEDKGDTPLELGDDCSLALVWRNNERLQEFVLVASKELECAEDPGSAGEAARAGHFTLDQCLNLFTRPEVLAPEEAWYCPQCKQHREASKQLLLWRLPNVLIVQLKRFSFRSFIWRDKINDLVEFPVRNLDLSKFCIGQKEEQLPSYDLYAVINHYGGMIGGHYTACARLPNDRSSQRSDVGWRLFDDSTVTTVDESQVVTRYAYVLFYRRRNSPVERPPRAGHSEHHPDLGPAAEAAASQASRIWQELEAEEEPVPEGPGPLGPWGPQDWVGPPPRGPTTPDEGCLRYFVLGTVAALVALVLNVFYPLVSQSRWR, via the exons ATGTCTGGCGGGGCCAGTGCCACAGGCCCAAGGAGAGGGCCCCCAGGACTGGAGGACGCAACTAGTAAGAAGCAGCAGAAGGATCGAGCAAACCAGGAGAGCAAGGATGGAGATCCTAGGAAAG agacagggtctcgatatgttgcccaggctggtcttgaacttctggcctcag GGTCAGCATCCACTCCTCGGGAGGAGCAGACCAAAGAGG AGTTGTTGCTCGATTGGAGGCAGAGTGCAGAAGAGGTGATTGTCAAGCTTCATGTGGGAGTAGGTCCCCTGCAGCTGGAGGATGTAGATGCTGCTTTCACAGATACGGACTGTGTGGTGCGGTTTGCAG GTGGTCAGCAGTGGGGTGGTGTCTTCTATGCTGAGATAAAAAGCTCTTGTGCTAAAGTGCAAACCCGCAAGGGCAGTCTCCTGCACCTGACACTGCCCAAAAAGGTGCCTATGCTCACGTGGCCCTCCCTCCTG AAGAAACCTCTAGGGACCCAGGAGCTGGTGCCGGGGCTGCAGTGCCAGGAGAATGGGCAAGAACTGTCTCCCACTGCCCTGGAGCCAGGCCCTGAGCCCCACCGGGCTAAGCAGGAGGCCCGGAACCAGAAGCGGGCCCAGGGCCGTGGTGAGGTAGGCTCAGGGGCTGGCCCCGGGGCCCAGGCAGGGCCCAGCGCCAAGAGGGCTGTGCATCTCTGCAGAGGGCCAGAGGGGGAGGGGTCCAGGGATGACCCTGGACCCCGGGGTGATGCCCCACCCTTCGTGGCTGACCCGGCCACCCAG GTTGAGGCTGATGAACAGCTTTGCATACCACCGGTGAACCCCCAaacctgcctcctgggctcagaggaGAATTTAGCCCTTTTGGCAGGAGAGAAAGCAGTGTCTCCTGGGAATGACCCAGTCTCTCCAGCCATGGTCCGGAGCAGAAACTCTGGGAAAGATGACCGTGCCAAGGAGGAGATGGCAGTGGCAGCAGATGCTGCAACCTTGGTGGATGGTaaag AGCCCGAGTCGATGGTGAACCTGGCATTTGTCAAGAATGACTCGTATGAGAAGGGCCCGGATTCAGTGGTGGTGCACGTGTACGTGAAGGAGATCTGCAGGGACACCTCGAGAGTACTTTTTCGTGAGCAGGACTTCACACTCATCTTCCAGACCAG GGATGGAAACTTCCTGAGGCTGCACCCAGGCTGTGGGCCCCACACCATCTTCCGTTGGCAGGTGAAGCTCAG GAATCTGATTGAGCCAGAGCAGTGCACCTTCTGTTTCACGGCTTCTCGCATCGACATCTGCCTTCGTAAGAGGCAGAGTCAGCGCTGGGGGGGCCTGGAGGCCCCGGCTACACGAG GTGCAGTGGGTGGTGCAAAGGTTGCCGTGCCGACAGGTCCAACCCCTCTGGATTCAACCCCACCAGGAGgtgctccccaccccctgacaggccagGAGGAGGCCCGGGCTATGGAGAAGGATAAATCCAAGGCACGATCTGAGGACACAGGGCTAGAGAGTGTGGCAACCCGCACACCTATGGAGCATGTAACCCCAAAGCCAGAGACACACCTGGCGTCG CCCAAGCCTACATGTATGGTGCCTCCCATGCCCCACAGCCCGGTTAGTGGAGATagtgtggaggaggaggaagaggaagagaagaaagtgtGTCTGCCAGGCTTCACTGGCCTTGTCAATTTAGGCAACACCTGCTTCATGAACAGCGTCATTCAGTCTCTGTCCAACACTCGGGAACTCCGGGACTTCTTCCATG ACCGCTCCTTTGAGGCTGAGATAAACTACAACAACCCACTAGGGACTGGTGGGCGTCTGGCCATTGGCTTTGCTGTGCTGCTTCGGGCGCTGTGGAAGGGCACCCACCATGCCTTCCAGCCTTCCAAGTTGAAG GCCATTGTGGCGAGTAAGGCCAGCCAGTTCACAGGCTATGCGCAGCATGATGCCCAGGAGTTCATGGCTTTCCTGCTGGATGGGCTGCACGAGGACCTGAATCGCATTCAGAACAAGCCCTACACAGAGACCGTGGACTCAGATGGGCGGCCCGATGAG GTGGTAGCTGAGGAAGCATGGCAGCGGCACAAGATGAGGAATGACTCTTTCATCGTGGACCTATTTCAGGGGCAGTACAAGTCGAAGCTGGTGTGCCCTGTGTGTGCCAAG GTCTCCATCACTTTCGACCCGTTTCTTTATCTGCCGGTGCCCTTGCCACAAAAGCAAAAGGTTCTCCCTGTCTTTTATTTCGCCCGAGAGCCCCACAGCAAGCCCATTAAG TTCCTGGTGAGCGTCAGCAAGGAGAACTCCACTGCCAGTGAAGTATTGGACTCCCTCTCTCAAAGCGTTCGTGTGAAGCCTGAGAATCTGCGTTTGGCGGAG GTAATTAAGAATCGTTTCCATCGTGTGTTCCTGCCCTCCCACTCACTGGACACTGTGTCCCCATCTGATATGCTCCTCTGCTTTGAGCTGCTATCCCCAGAGTTGGCTAAGGAGCGGGTAGTGGTGCTAGAGGTGCAACAG CGCCCCCAGGTGCCCAGCGTCCCCATCTCCAAGTGTGCAGCCTGCCAGCGGAAGCAACAGTCGGAGGATGAAAAGCTGAAGCGCTGTACCCGGTGCTACCGTGTGGGCTACTGCAACCA gCTCTGCCAGAAAACCCACTGGCCTGACCACAAGGGCCTCTGCCGACCTGAGAACATTGGCTACCCCTTCCTGGTCAGTGTACCTGCCTCACGCCTCACTTATGCCCGCCTTGCTCAGCTGCTAGAGGGCTATGCCCG GTACTCTGTGAGTGTATTCCAGCCACCCTTTCAGCCTGGCCGCATGGCCTTGGAGTCTCAGAGCCCTGGCTGCACCACACTGCTCTCCACTGGCTCCCTGGAGGCTGGGGACAGTGAGAGGGACCCCATTCAGCCACCTGAGCTCCAGCTGGTGACCCCTATGGCTGAGGGGGACACAGGGCTTCCCCGGGTGTGGGCAGCCCCTGACCGGGGTCCTGTGCCCAGCACCAGTGGAATTTCTTCTGAGATACTGGCCAGTGGGCCCACTGAGGTTGGCTCCTTGCCTGCTGGCGAGAGGGTGTCCCGACCCGAAG CCGCTGTGCCTGGGTACCAGCACCCAAGTGAAGCTATGAATGCCCACACACCAcagttcttcatctataaaattgacTCATCCAACCGAGAGCAGCGGCTAGAGGACAAAG GAGACACCCCACTGGAGCTGGGTGACGATTGTAGCCTGGCTCTCGTCTGGAGGAACAATGAGCGTTTGCAGGAGTTTGTGTTGGTAGCCTCCAAGGAGCTGGAATGTGCTGAGGATCCAGGCTCTGCCGGTGAGGCTGCCCGGGCCGGCCACTTCACTCTGGACCAGTGCCTCAACCTCTTCACACGGCCTGAGGTGCTGGCACCCGAGGAGGCCTG GTACTGCCCACAGTGCAAACAGCACCGTGAGGCCTCCAAGCAGCTGTTGCTATGGCGCCTGCCAAATGTTCTCATCGTGCAGCTCAAGCGCTTCTCCTTTCGTAGTTTTATCTGGCGTGACAAGATCAATGACTTAGTGGAGTTCCCTGTTCG GAACCTGGACCTGAGCAAGTTCTGCATTGGTCAGAAAGAGGAGCAGCTGCCCAGCTATGATCTGTATGCTGTCATCAACCACTATGGAGGCATGATTGGTGGCCACTACACTGCCTGTGCACGCCTGCCCAATGATCGTAGCAGTCAGCGCAGTGACGTGG GCTGGCGCTTGTTTGATGACAGCACGGTGACAACGGTAGACGAGAGCCAGGTTGTGACGCGTTATGCCTATGTACTCTTCTACCGCCGGCGGAACTCTCCTGTGGAGAGGCCCCCCAGGGCAGGTCACTCTGAGCACCACCCAGACCTAGGCCCTGCAGCTGAGGCTGCTGCCAGCCAG
- the USP19 gene encoding ubiquitin carboxyl-terminal hydrolase 19 isoform X15: MSGGASATGPRRGPPGLEDATSKKQQKDRANQESKDGDPRKETGSRYVAQAGLELLASGDPSASASCAAGITGSRHHSRLFFPSLSGSASTPREEQTKEGACEDPHDLLATPPPELLLDWRQSAEEVIVKLHVGVGPLQLEDVDAAFTDTDCVVRFAGGQQWGGVFYAEIKSSCAKVQTRKGSLLHLTLPKKVPMLTWPSLLKPLGTQELVPGLQCQENGQELSPTALEPGPEPHRAKQEARNQKRAQGRGEVGSGAGPGAQAGPSAKRAVHLCRGPEGEGSRDDPGPRGDAPPFVADPATQVEADEQLCIPPVNPQTCLLGSEENLALLAGEKAVSPGNDPVSPAMVRSRNSGKDDRAKEEMAVAADAATLVDEPESMVNLAFVKNDSYEKGPDSVVVHVYVKEICRDTSRVLFREQDFTLIFQTRDGNFLRLHPGCGPHTIFRWQVKLRNLIEPEQCTFCFTASRIDICLRKRQSQRWGGLEAPATRVGGAKVAVPTGPTPLDSTPPGGAPHPLTGQEEARAMEKDKSKARSEDTGLESVATRTPMEHVTPKPETHLASPKPTCMVPPMPHSPVSGDSVEEEEEEEKKVCLPGFTGLVNLGNTCFMNSVIQSLSNTRELRDFFHDRSFEAEINYNNPLGTGGRLAIGFAVLLRALWKGTHHAFQPSKLKAIVASKASQFTGYAQHDAQEFMAFLLDGLHEDLNRIQNKPYTETVDSDGRPDEVVAEEAWQRHKMRNDSFIVDLFQGQYKSKLVCPVCAKVSITFDPFLYLPVPLPQKQKVLPVFYFAREPHSKPIKFLVSVSKENSTASEVLDSLSQSVRVKPENLRLAEVIKNRFHRVFLPSHSLDTVSPSDMLLCFELLSPELAKERVVVLEVQQRPQVPSVPISKCAACQRKQQSEDEKLKRCTRCYRVGYCNQLCQKTHWPDHKGLCRPENIGYPFLVSVPASRLTYARLAQLLEGYARYSVSVFQPPFQPGRMALESQSPGCTTLLSTGSLEAGDSERDPIQPPELQLVTPMAEGDTGLPRVWAAPDRGPVPSTSGISSEILASGPTEVGSLPAGERVSRPEAAVPGYQHPSEAMNAHTPQFFIYKIDSSNREQRLEDKGDTPLELGDDCSLALVWRNNERLQEFVLVASKELECAEDPGSAGEAARAGHFTLDQCLNLFTRPEVLAPEEAWYCPQCKQHREASKQLLLWRLPNVLIVQLKRFSFRSFIWRDKINDLVEFPVRNLDLSKFCIGQKEEQLPSYDLYAVINHYGGMIGGHYTACARLPNDRSSQRSDVGWRLFDDSTVTTVDESQVVTRYAYVLFYRRRNSPVERPPRAGHSEHHPDLGPAAEAAASQGLGPGQAPEVAPTRTAPERFAPPVDRPAPTYSNMEEVD; encoded by the exons ATGTCTGGCGGGGCCAGTGCCACAGGCCCAAGGAGAGGGCCCCCAGGACTGGAGGACGCAACTAGTAAGAAGCAGCAGAAGGATCGAGCAAACCAGGAGAGCAAGGATGGAGATCCTAGGAAAG agacagggtctcgatatgttgcccaggctggtcttgaacttctggcctcaggtgatccttctgcctcagcctcctgcgcagctgggatcacaggctcacgccaccattcCCGGCTGTTCTTTCCTTCATTGTCAGGGTCAGCATCCACTCCTCGGGAGGAGCAGACCAAAGAGG GAGCTTGTGAAGACCCTCATGATCTCTTGGCTACTCCCCCTCCAGAGTTGTTGCTCGATTGGAGGCAGAGTGCAGAAGAGGTGATTGTCAAGCTTCATGTGGGAGTAGGTCCCCTGCAGCTGGAGGATGTAGATGCTGCTTTCACAGATACGGACTGTGTGGTGCGGTTTGCAG GTGGTCAGCAGTGGGGTGGTGTCTTCTATGCTGAGATAAAAAGCTCTTGTGCTAAAGTGCAAACCCGCAAGGGCAGTCTCCTGCACCTGACACTGCCCAAAAAGGTGCCTATGCTCACGTGGCCCTCCCTCCTG AAACCTCTAGGGACCCAGGAGCTGGTGCCGGGGCTGCAGTGCCAGGAGAATGGGCAAGAACTGTCTCCCACTGCCCTGGAGCCAGGCCCTGAGCCCCACCGGGCTAAGCAGGAGGCCCGGAACCAGAAGCGGGCCCAGGGCCGTGGTGAGGTAGGCTCAGGGGCTGGCCCCGGGGCCCAGGCAGGGCCCAGCGCCAAGAGGGCTGTGCATCTCTGCAGAGGGCCAGAGGGGGAGGGGTCCAGGGATGACCCTGGACCCCGGGGTGATGCCCCACCCTTCGTGGCTGACCCGGCCACCCAG GTTGAGGCTGATGAACAGCTTTGCATACCACCGGTGAACCCCCAaacctgcctcctgggctcagaggaGAATTTAGCCCTTTTGGCAGGAGAGAAAGCAGTGTCTCCTGGGAATGACCCAGTCTCTCCAGCCATGGTCCGGAGCAGAAACTCTGGGAAAGATGACCGTGCCAAGGAGGAGATGGCAGTGGCAGCAGATGCTGCAACCTTGGTGGATG AGCCCGAGTCGATGGTGAACCTGGCATTTGTCAAGAATGACTCGTATGAGAAGGGCCCGGATTCAGTGGTGGTGCACGTGTACGTGAAGGAGATCTGCAGGGACACCTCGAGAGTACTTTTTCGTGAGCAGGACTTCACACTCATCTTCCAGACCAG GGATGGAAACTTCCTGAGGCTGCACCCAGGCTGTGGGCCCCACACCATCTTCCGTTGGCAGGTGAAGCTCAG GAATCTGATTGAGCCAGAGCAGTGCACCTTCTGTTTCACGGCTTCTCGCATCGACATCTGCCTTCGTAAGAGGCAGAGTCAGCGCTGGGGGGGCCTGGAGGCCCCGGCTACACGAG TGGGTGGTGCAAAGGTTGCCGTGCCGACAGGTCCAACCCCTCTGGATTCAACCCCACCAGGAGgtgctccccaccccctgacaggccagGAGGAGGCCCGGGCTATGGAGAAGGATAAATCCAAGGCACGATCTGAGGACACAGGGCTAGAGAGTGTGGCAACCCGCACACCTATGGAGCATGTAACCCCAAAGCCAGAGACACACCTGGCGTCG CCCAAGCCTACATGTATGGTGCCTCCCATGCCCCACAGCCCGGTTAGTGGAGATagtgtggaggaggaggaagaggaagagaagaaagtgtGTCTGCCAGGCTTCACTGGCCTTGTCAATTTAGGCAACACCTGCTTCATGAACAGCGTCATTCAGTCTCTGTCCAACACTCGGGAACTCCGGGACTTCTTCCATG ACCGCTCCTTTGAGGCTGAGATAAACTACAACAACCCACTAGGGACTGGTGGGCGTCTGGCCATTGGCTTTGCTGTGCTGCTTCGGGCGCTGTGGAAGGGCACCCACCATGCCTTCCAGCCTTCCAAGTTGAAG GCCATTGTGGCGAGTAAGGCCAGCCAGTTCACAGGCTATGCGCAGCATGATGCCCAGGAGTTCATGGCTTTCCTGCTGGATGGGCTGCACGAGGACCTGAATCGCATTCAGAACAAGCCCTACACAGAGACCGTGGACTCAGATGGGCGGCCCGATGAG GTGGTAGCTGAGGAAGCATGGCAGCGGCACAAGATGAGGAATGACTCTTTCATCGTGGACCTATTTCAGGGGCAGTACAAGTCGAAGCTGGTGTGCCCTGTGTGTGCCAAG GTCTCCATCACTTTCGACCCGTTTCTTTATCTGCCGGTGCCCTTGCCACAAAAGCAAAAGGTTCTCCCTGTCTTTTATTTCGCCCGAGAGCCCCACAGCAAGCCCATTAAG TTCCTGGTGAGCGTCAGCAAGGAGAACTCCACTGCCAGTGAAGTATTGGACTCCCTCTCTCAAAGCGTTCGTGTGAAGCCTGAGAATCTGCGTTTGGCGGAG GTAATTAAGAATCGTTTCCATCGTGTGTTCCTGCCCTCCCACTCACTGGACACTGTGTCCCCATCTGATATGCTCCTCTGCTTTGAGCTGCTATCCCCAGAGTTGGCTAAGGAGCGGGTAGTGGTGCTAGAGGTGCAACAG CGCCCCCAGGTGCCCAGCGTCCCCATCTCCAAGTGTGCAGCCTGCCAGCGGAAGCAACAGTCGGAGGATGAAAAGCTGAAGCGCTGTACCCGGTGCTACCGTGTGGGCTACTGCAACCA gCTCTGCCAGAAAACCCACTGGCCTGACCACAAGGGCCTCTGCCGACCTGAGAACATTGGCTACCCCTTCCTGGTCAGTGTACCTGCCTCACGCCTCACTTATGCCCGCCTTGCTCAGCTGCTAGAGGGCTATGCCCG GTACTCTGTGAGTGTATTCCAGCCACCCTTTCAGCCTGGCCGCATGGCCTTGGAGTCTCAGAGCCCTGGCTGCACCACACTGCTCTCCACTGGCTCCCTGGAGGCTGGGGACAGTGAGAGGGACCCCATTCAGCCACCTGAGCTCCAGCTGGTGACCCCTATGGCTGAGGGGGACACAGGGCTTCCCCGGGTGTGGGCAGCCCCTGACCGGGGTCCTGTGCCCAGCACCAGTGGAATTTCTTCTGAGATACTGGCCAGTGGGCCCACTGAGGTTGGCTCCTTGCCTGCTGGCGAGAGGGTGTCCCGACCCGAAG CCGCTGTGCCTGGGTACCAGCACCCAAGTGAAGCTATGAATGCCCACACACCAcagttcttcatctataaaattgacTCATCCAACCGAGAGCAGCGGCTAGAGGACAAAG GAGACACCCCACTGGAGCTGGGTGACGATTGTAGCCTGGCTCTCGTCTGGAGGAACAATGAGCGTTTGCAGGAGTTTGTGTTGGTAGCCTCCAAGGAGCTGGAATGTGCTGAGGATCCAGGCTCTGCCGGTGAGGCTGCCCGGGCCGGCCACTTCACTCTGGACCAGTGCCTCAACCTCTTCACACGGCCTGAGGTGCTGGCACCCGAGGAGGCCTG GTACTGCCCACAGTGCAAACAGCACCGTGAGGCCTCCAAGCAGCTGTTGCTATGGCGCCTGCCAAATGTTCTCATCGTGCAGCTCAAGCGCTTCTCCTTTCGTAGTTTTATCTGGCGTGACAAGATCAATGACTTAGTGGAGTTCCCTGTTCG GAACCTGGACCTGAGCAAGTTCTGCATTGGTCAGAAAGAGGAGCAGCTGCCCAGCTATGATCTGTATGCTGTCATCAACCACTATGGAGGCATGATTGGTGGCCACTACACTGCCTGTGCACGCCTGCCCAATGATCGTAGCAGTCAGCGCAGTGACGTGG GCTGGCGCTTGTTTGATGACAGCACGGTGACAACGGTAGACGAGAGCCAGGTTGTGACGCGTTATGCCTATGTACTCTTCTACCGCCGGCGGAACTCTCCTGTGGAGAGGCCCCCCAGGGCAGGTCACTCTGAGCACCACCCAGACCTAGGCCCTGCAGCTGAGGCTGCTGCCAGCCAG